The stretch of DNA CGGGAGCGAGACCGTCCCGCCGTCGGTGACCGGCTGGACGTCGTCGGGCGGTCGCACCGCGCGGTTCATGAACTGGTGGACCGCCGCCAGCGTCCCGACCAGCGCGAACAGCGCCACCCAGACGATGACGCCGACCTGGCTCGGCGAGAGCTTGTTCGGCGTGTCGACGAGTCCAGCCAGCGGCCGCGTCTCCGTGACGCTCTCGTCGATGGCGATCTCCTCGGACGGCGGCTCCCCGTGGAGGGCGACGTACCACATCGGGAGCAACACCGCCACGACCAGCAGGCCGATGAGTATCGTGTTGCGTCGCATAGTTGATCCGGGCCCCGAGCGCCGACCGGAGCGGGGCGTGTACTCGGAGCTACCCCGACGAACTCCCTGAACTACCGGCCTGAGATCTTTGGTCTTTTATAAGCGACTGCCGCCCGAATATGTTCGGGGGAACGCTCACCGCGCGGTCGCCCTTAGGCGAATCCGTGACCGACTGCGTCCTCGCCGAGGTGGAGGTGTTCGATCCCCCCTCGTGTCACGTCTCACACTACGCGGACGAGGAGTGGGACGTGTGTGACGTCTCCCGGAGCGCGCTGAGCGGCGTCGACGGGGACGTGGTCGAGGAGTTCACGCTCACCGGCGACCCGGACGCGACACCACCGTCGGTCGAGGACAGCGACCACGTCGAGCAGGTGTTCTCCTACGACGACGAGCACGTCTACCGGCTCTCACGGCCGGCCGACCAGGGCTGTGTCTGTGAACGGATCGAGCGGTCCGGCTGTGTCGTCCAGGACCTGTCCGCCGTCGAGGACTCCGTCATCGTGACGTTCCTCGTCGAGGACGTCGAGACGCTCCGGGACGTCGTCGGGGACCTCCGGGAGACCGGCGACACCGTGAGCCTGCGCCGCCTCGTCGAGAGCGCGAACAGCCCGAGCAGAGCCAGACCGGCCGTCCTCGACCGCGAGGCGCTCACCGAGCGTCAGGAGGAGGTACTGGAACGCGCCTACGAGATGGGCTACTTCGAGCACCCGCGGGACGCGACGGCCGGCGAAGTGGCCGACGCGCTCGGCATCGCCACCGCGACGTTCACCGAACACCTCGCGGCGGCCCAGCGGAAACTGCTGGACGACCTGCTGGAGCCGTGTTGACTCGGCGGTCTATTCACCTGCCCGATAACTCTTTACGAGACGCGACCGAACGGCGAAACGATGTCCAAGAAGCTACTCGCAGTCGTGGCCGTCGTCGCCCTCGCCCTCGTGTACGTCGCGAAGAAGTGAGGCCGTCGCGGCAGTGGTACCGCCTCCGACCACCCTTTTCAGAACCCTTACCAGCGTCAGCGGCCTACCCCGGCGTATGTACGGCGTCGTCACGCGCAACGAGGCGGAGACCGAGTGGTCGGAGTTCGACCGGGCCTTCTACGAGGTCAAGGACGTCACCGGTCGCGCGGTCGAGCCCATCGAGGGGGCGGTGAACATGGTCTCCTGTTTCGGGGACAACGCCGTCGAGGGCGAGGAAGAACTGCTGGCCTTCGACGACGAGGGGACCGCCGCCACCCGGAACGAACCCTACTTCGACTGGACGTACGTCTGCCCGACCCACGAGCGGTACCGCGAGGGGTTGCTGGACATCGTCGAGGAGGCCGCCGAAGTCGAACCGGACGTCCGGCTGGACGACGTGGGCTTCCCCCGCGAGGAGTACTGCCACTGCGACCGCTGTGAGCGCCGCTTCGCCGAGAGCGACTTCGAGGACTGGGGCGCGTGGCGCACCGACGTCATCGCCTCCTTCGTCGCCGAGGCCCGCGAGCGCGTCCCCGGCGACCTCTATCTGACGCTGTACCCCGACCCCTATCCCGGCCACCTCGAAGCTCGGTCGGGCGTCGATCCCGACGCCGTCGCCGAGCACGTCGACGAGTTCGTCGTCCCCATCTACGACATGGCCTACTCGACGACCTACTGGCTGGAGATCCTCGCCAAGGGCTTTCGCGACCGTCTCGACACGCCGTTCAGCGTCGAACTGTACGCCGTCGACGTCGACATCGACGACCTCGCGAAGGCCGCCGAGGTCGCCGCGGAGTACGCCCGCTCGGTGCTGTTCGGCTACGACGCCAGCAACGCCCGGGCGACGGTCCGGCGGATGGACGCCGACGCGCGAGCGGGGCGGTCGTTCGGGCCGGAGTGAGGACCGTCGGGCGCACTTTTATCAGTCTCTCCGTCGACCGTCCGAGTATGCGAGAGAAAGTCGACCGAGCGATTCG from Haloarcula litorea encodes:
- a CDS encoding helix-turn-helix domain-containing protein, whose amino-acid sequence is MTDCVLAEVEVFDPPSCHVSHYADEEWDVCDVSRSALSGVDGDVVEEFTLTGDPDATPPSVEDSDHVEQVFSYDDEHVYRLSRPADQGCVCERIERSGCVVQDLSAVEDSVIVTFLVEDVETLRDVVGDLRETGDTVSLRRLVESANSPSRARPAVLDREALTERQEEVLERAYEMGYFEHPRDATAGEVADALGIATATFTEHLAAAQRKLLDDLLEPC